A portion of the Paenibacillus sp. PvR098 genome contains these proteins:
- a CDS encoding ABC transporter substrate-binding protein gives MGAVLAGCGTEKAGEIQKVRIGEVTRSIFYAPEYVAISKGFFQEQGLDVELTTTFGGDKTMTTLLSGGIDVALVGSETSIYVHQQGSADPVINFAQMTQTDGTFLVSRKKLEGTFDWNTLKGSTFLGQRKGGMPQMAGEFTLKKHGIDPHKDLNLLQNVDFANIPTAFASGTGDYVQLFEPQATMFENEGKGHVIASFGVESGKLPYTVFMAKKSFIDNNNETIQKFANAVQQAQNWVQQSSPDEITEAIASFFQDTDKEIIKNVVKRYKDQGSFATDGIVDEQEWNNLQDIMEAAGELKQRVDHKALVDTQFAEKAKQIIK, from the coding sequence ATGGGTGCGGTGCTTGCGGGTTGCGGAACGGAAAAGGCGGGGGAGATCCAGAAGGTGCGTATTGGCGAGGTTACGCGTTCGATCTTCTATGCGCCGGAATATGTGGCTATTAGCAAAGGATTTTTTCAGGAGCAGGGTCTGGATGTCGAGCTGACGACGACGTTCGGAGGTGATAAGACGATGACGACGCTGCTGTCGGGCGGGATCGACGTGGCACTCGTGGGTTCGGAAACATCCATTTATGTACACCAGCAGGGCAGCGCCGATCCGGTAATCAATTTTGCTCAGATGACACAAACGGACGGAACGTTTCTAGTCTCCCGTAAAAAGCTGGAAGGCACGTTCGATTGGAATACGCTGAAGGGGAGCACCTTCCTTGGACAAAGAAAAGGCGGAATGCCACAGATGGCGGGTGAATTTACGCTGAAAAAGCACGGTATCGATCCGCATAAGGACCTGAACCTGCTTCAGAACGTAGATTTTGCCAATATTCCTACGGCGTTCGCCTCTGGAACGGGCGACTATGTACAGTTGTTTGAGCCGCAAGCGACGATGTTTGAGAACGAGGGCAAAGGTCACGTGATCGCCTCCTTCGGAGTAGAAAGCGGCAAGCTGCCATATACCGTGTTTATGGCCAAGAAAAGCTTCATTGACAACAATAATGAAACCATCCAGAAGTTTGCGAATGCGGTGCAGCAGGCGCAGAATTGGGTGCAGCAAAGCAGCCCCGACGAAATTACGGAGGCGATCGCATCGTTCTTCCAGGATACGGATAAAGAAATTATCAAGAACGTCGTAAAGCGTTATAAGGATCAAGGCTCCTTCGCGACCGACGGGATCGTAGACGAGCAGGAGTGGAACAATCTTCAGGATATCATGGAAGCGGCTGGAGAGCTGAAGCAGCGTGTGGATCATAAAGCTCTGGTAGACACCCAGTTTGCCGAGAAAGCCAAGCAAATCATCAAGTAA